One stretch of Halarchaeum grantii DNA includes these proteins:
- a CDS encoding DUF58 domain-containing protein, which produces MRVTRTGREALLLLALLAGFAVVFARPLVLLGLCLLGGWVLAAQLAFVRTLRTLTSDLSVSIVPAQETLMTDESVPVVLTATREETDVPLEIAVTPPAAADVEADAASLSLADAEHAARTVFSLTVPVAGRHTVSRPTVTVRGAFGLFSETLPIGEAVALTVEPRLPRDVQVGAGDVRMTTPYGSHTAERWGAGVDPADIREYQPGDPATRIDWLTTARLNEPFLREAEATTERQTAVFVDHRATTGVGRSGVTAFDYLREAALAVVESAAAAEDPLSYYAVGDDGVTDRVASATAHTQYPIIERKLHALTPTTGDGVAWPKTERGGAGALTRALRGDDSTYASTLRPYVTTATRHQHATADDPLYRAAKTFTTRHGGQHWHVVFTDDAHRAELQRTVNLLQHGDDHVLVFIAPRALYEPDALADLESAYAAYSEFVAFRESLAKTARVEAYEVTPGERLEALLTARRERRRPA; this is translated from the coding sequence ATGCGGGTGACCAGAACCGGCCGCGAAGCCCTCCTCCTGCTCGCGCTTCTGGCGGGGTTCGCGGTGGTGTTCGCCCGCCCACTCGTCCTGCTCGGCCTCTGCCTGCTCGGCGGCTGGGTGCTCGCCGCGCAACTCGCGTTCGTCCGGACGCTCCGCACGCTCACGAGCGACCTCTCGGTCAGCATCGTCCCCGCACAAGAGACGCTCATGACCGACGAATCGGTGCCGGTCGTCCTCACGGCGACACGCGAGGAGACGGACGTCCCCCTCGAAATCGCGGTCACGCCACCGGCGGCCGCCGACGTCGAGGCGGACGCGGCGTCGCTCTCGCTCGCGGACGCCGAGCACGCGGCACGAACCGTCTTCTCGCTCACCGTCCCCGTCGCGGGCCGGCACACGGTCTCGCGCCCGACGGTGACCGTTCGGGGCGCGTTCGGCCTGTTCAGCGAAACCCTCCCCATCGGTGAGGCCGTCGCGTTGACCGTCGAGCCACGCCTCCCACGCGACGTGCAGGTCGGCGCGGGCGACGTCCGGATGACGACGCCGTACGGGAGTCACACGGCCGAGCGCTGGGGTGCCGGGGTCGACCCGGCGGACATCCGCGAGTACCAGCCCGGCGACCCGGCGACCCGAATCGACTGGCTGACGACCGCGCGACTGAACGAGCCGTTTCTCCGCGAGGCGGAGGCGACGACAGAGCGACAGACCGCCGTCTTCGTCGACCACCGCGCGACGACCGGCGTCGGCCGCAGCGGCGTGACCGCCTTCGACTACCTCCGGGAGGCCGCGCTCGCCGTCGTGGAGAGCGCAGCGGCGGCCGAGGACCCCCTCTCCTACTACGCGGTCGGGGACGACGGCGTCACCGACCGCGTGGCGAGCGCGACCGCGCACACGCAGTACCCGATCATCGAGCGGAAACTCCACGCGCTCACCCCGACGACCGGGGACGGCGTCGCGTGGCCGAAGACCGAGCGAGGTGGCGCGGGCGCGCTCACGCGGGCGCTCCGTGGCGACGACAGCACGTACGCCTCGACCCTCCGCCCCTACGTCACGACCGCGACCCGCCACCAGCACGCCACCGCCGACGACCCGCTCTATCGGGCGGCGAAGACGTTCACGACACGCCACGGCGGCCAGCACTGGCACGTCGTGTTCACGGACGACGCACATCGAGCGGAGCTGCAGCGGACGGTCAACCTCCTCCAGCACGGCGACGACCACGTCCTCGTCTTCATCGCGCCGCGCGCGCTCTACGAACCGGACGCGCTCGCGGACCTCGAGTCGGCGTACGCGGCGTACAGTGAGTTCGTCGCCTTCCGCGAGTCGCTCGCGAAGACCGCGCGCGTCGAGGCGTACGAGGTCACGCCCGGCGAGCGGCTCGAAGCGTTACTGACGGCGCGACGCGAGCGGAGGCGACCGGCATGA
- a CDS encoding DUF4129 domain-containing protein, with translation MTWVTRRRARLVFAVAAAFALCVSGVHAGPAAESAAATPTAQVSGPDNDTANNSSVPHHRDPATYEEPGEIRGLESWLDSHLGARLAASTRNVSQGQYEAARAVVGDAYSDRLDQYVDVAGATDYESDDRAADEFARAQDAQREYVSSTSRYERVHEQYQRARDAGDESRARRLARELQRLATNVTEHRTAVVESYRAVGNGTAVDLTAAMQRTNRSTEAVLSTQSSVRGETFTHTRVTLTLDDATLTPTRQSRATGVLRTADGAPIPNGTVVLRVGADTLTTTTDADGRYALTYRPVDLSTATESARVRYRPASASPYLGANATTPVDVASAPATVTLTSTPRAAAYGESLRVTGDVDVAGAQFAGVPVRVTLGGDVVARTTTNASGGFTATPRLGARPAAGTAPLTVEAGRTDTAIEPGRAATTLTVRETATSLSLTANASPSTLDVATRLRTPDGGVAGQPVVVRANGTRLATLTTDGDGTANATLTLPSRLQPTTGARTLTITAAYAASGTNLEAASARTAVTVSPPPASSSGVTLTQAWILLGAVLVASLLFALAYALWRRDLEADDDVPEPTPDPEPDPATPALADRLLATARASLDDAEAATTVETAYAAVRRAFDEDDARLRQRTHWEFYTTLSDTLGEDERAALETLTSTYEHATFAGRPVSRADAEAALAAAERLVEDA, from the coding sequence GTGACTTGGGTCACGCGACGGCGCGCCCGGCTCGTCTTCGCCGTGGCCGCGGCGTTCGCTCTCTGCGTCTCCGGCGTGCACGCGGGCCCAGCGGCCGAAAGCGCGGCCGCCACGCCGACCGCACAGGTGAGCGGACCCGACAACGACACCGCGAACAACTCCTCGGTGCCACACCACCGCGACCCCGCGACGTACGAGGAACCGGGTGAGATCCGGGGGCTCGAGTCGTGGCTCGATTCGCACCTCGGCGCGCGACTCGCCGCGAGCACGCGCAACGTGAGTCAGGGCCAGTACGAGGCGGCGCGCGCGGTCGTCGGCGACGCGTACAGCGACCGCCTCGACCAGTACGTCGACGTCGCCGGCGCGACCGACTACGAGAGCGACGACCGGGCCGCCGACGAGTTCGCGCGCGCACAGGACGCCCAGCGCGAGTACGTCTCGAGCACGAGTCGCTACGAGCGCGTCCACGAGCAGTATCAGCGCGCCCGCGACGCGGGCGACGAATCGCGCGCGCGGCGCCTCGCCCGCGAGCTCCAGCGTCTCGCCACCAACGTCACCGAGCACCGCACCGCGGTCGTCGAGTCGTACCGCGCGGTCGGCAACGGGACGGCGGTCGACCTCACGGCGGCGATGCAGCGCACGAACCGGAGCACGGAGGCGGTGCTGTCGACGCAGTCGAGCGTGCGCGGCGAGACGTTCACGCACACGCGCGTGACGCTCACCCTCGACGACGCGACGCTCACGCCGACGCGACAGAGTCGCGCCACGGGCGTCCTCCGCACCGCCGACGGCGCCCCGATTCCGAACGGCACGGTCGTCCTCCGGGTCGGCGCGGACACGCTCACGACCACGACCGACGCGGACGGCCGATACGCGCTCACGTATCGCCCGGTCGACCTCTCGACGGCGACCGAATCCGCCCGCGTCCGCTATCGGCCCGCAAGCGCGTCGCCGTACCTCGGTGCGAACGCCACCACTCCCGTCGACGTCGCGTCCGCTCCGGCGACCGTCACGCTCACGTCGACGCCGCGAGCGGCCGCGTACGGTGAGTCACTCCGCGTTACGGGCGACGTCGACGTCGCCGGTGCGCAGTTCGCCGGTGTCCCCGTTCGCGTCACGCTCGGTGGCGATGTCGTCGCGCGCACCACGACGAACGCGAGCGGCGGCTTCACCGCCACGCCCCGTCTCGGCGCGCGACCCGCTGCCGGCACGGCGCCACTCACCGTCGAGGCCGGTCGCACGGACACCGCCATCGAACCGGGGCGCGCGGCGACGACGCTCACCGTCCGCGAGACGGCGACGTCGCTTTCGCTCACCGCGAACGCGTCCCCGTCGACGCTCGACGTCGCGACGCGACTACGCACTCCTGACGGCGGCGTCGCCGGCCAGCCGGTCGTGGTGCGCGCGAACGGGACGCGCCTCGCGACGCTCACAACCGACGGCGACGGCACCGCGAACGCCACGCTCACGCTCCCGTCGCGTCTCCAACCGACGACCGGGGCGCGCACGCTGACGATAACGGCCGCGTACGCGGCGTCCGGAACGAACCTCGAGGCGGCGTCCGCTCGCACGGCCGTCACCGTCTCGCCACCGCCCGCGTCGTCGAGCGGCGTCACGCTGACGCAGGCGTGGATCCTGCTCGGCGCCGTCCTCGTCGCGAGCCTCCTGTTCGCGCTCGCGTACGCGCTCTGGCGTCGCGACCTCGAAGCCGACGACGACGTGCCCGAGCCGACGCCGGACCCGGAGCCCGACCCGGCGACGCCCGCGCTCGCCGACCGCCTGCTCGCCACGGCGCGCGCCTCGCTCGACGACGCCGAGGCCGCGACGACGGTCGAGACGGCGTACGCCGCCGTCCGTCGCGCGTTCGACGAGGACGACGCCCGCCTCCGCCAGCGCACGCACTGGGAGTTCTACACGACGCTCAGCGACACGCTCGGGGAGGACGAACGCGCCGCGCTCGAAACGCTGACGTCGACCTACGAGCACGCGACCTTCGCCGGGCGTCCGGTCTCGCGCGCGGACGCCGAGGCCGCGCTCGCCGCCGCCGAACGCCTCGTCGAGGACGCGTAA
- a CDS encoding DUF1616 domain-containing protein produces the protein MSDAPDWTRLLPRPLRRLPADIAATVALTLVGVLLPVLPVLKETPLRVLFGLPLVLFLPGYALVAALFPEAGSDDAGIDGVERVALSFGLSIAVTPLLGLVLNFTPWGIRLIPILVAVGGFTLVAAGVAAVRRWETPSEERFRVPYREWASDARVELLEPDTTTDAALNVLLAVSVLVAVASVGYAVTVPQQGEAFTEFYYLTYGEDGDLVADDYPSEMVVNESAPLVVGVGNHEHRAQNYTWVLLEQQVHVENNTTLVDRSVRLETHRLRLAANETRHTNVTITPAFAGERQRFAFVLYKGEPPADPSVESAYREVHLWANVTEASA, from the coding sequence ATGAGCGACGCCCCGGACTGGACGCGCCTCCTCCCGCGGCCGCTGCGCCGCCTCCCGGCGGACATCGCGGCCACCGTCGCGCTCACGCTCGTCGGCGTCCTCCTCCCGGTTCTCCCCGTGCTGAAGGAGACGCCGCTGCGCGTCCTCTTCGGCCTCCCGCTCGTCCTCTTCCTCCCCGGGTACGCGCTCGTCGCCGCGCTCTTCCCCGAGGCCGGGAGCGACGACGCGGGCATCGACGGCGTCGAGCGCGTCGCGCTCTCCTTCGGCCTGAGCATCGCCGTCACGCCGCTTCTGGGACTGGTGCTCAACTTCACGCCGTGGGGAATTCGACTGATCCCGATTCTCGTCGCCGTCGGCGGGTTCACGCTCGTCGCGGCCGGTGTCGCGGCCGTCCGCCGCTGGGAGACGCCGAGCGAGGAGCGCTTTCGCGTTCCCTATCGCGAGTGGGCGAGCGACGCGCGCGTCGAACTCCTCGAACCCGACACCACGACGGACGCCGCGCTGAACGTCCTCCTCGCGGTGAGCGTCCTCGTCGCCGTCGCGAGCGTCGGCTACGCCGTCACCGTCCCCCAGCAGGGCGAGGCGTTCACCGAGTTCTACTACCTCACGTACGGCGAGGACGGCGACCTCGTCGCGGACGACTACCCCTCCGAGATGGTCGTGAACGAGTCCGCGCCGCTCGTCGTCGGCGTCGGCAACCACGAGCACCGCGCGCAGAACTACACGTGGGTGCTCCTCGAACAGCAGGTGCACGTCGAGAACAACACGACGCTCGTGGACCGATCGGTGCGACTCGAGACGCATCGCCTCCGCCTCGCCGCCAACGAGACGCGCCACACGAACGTCACCATCACGCCGGCGTTCGCGGGCGAGCGCCAGCGCTTCGCCTTCGTGCTCTACAAGGGCGAACCGCCCGCCGACCCGAGTGTCGAGAGCGCGTACCGCGAGGTCCACCTCTGGGCGAACGTCACCGAGGCGTCCGCCTAG
- a CDS encoding metal-dependent hydrolase codes for MSGFETHLRWGLATHAVLVAATASAYLLGACSLGPLALVCVSLPATLAGALFPDLDHPASIPHRYGADVCPVLVAAVALVVGLRYRPAIAATVTRATGRPGAFLGGVVVASLAWGAWVGTRRLFPVLRPTHRTVTHRLSTGVVVALCVGAVVSLLLGTDGSVGAPVRAVALTESAAFLLGFLSHLGADGLHREYSGRVRALVSQRGDA; via the coding sequence ATGAGCGGCTTCGAGACGCATCTCCGATGGGGGCTCGCAACCCATGCCGTCCTCGTCGCCGCGACCGCGAGCGCCTACCTCCTCGGCGCGTGCTCGCTCGGCCCGCTCGCGCTCGTGTGTGTGAGCCTCCCGGCGACGCTCGCCGGCGCGCTCTTCCCCGACCTCGACCACCCGGCGTCGATCCCGCATCGCTACGGGGCGGACGTCTGTCCGGTGCTCGTCGCCGCGGTCGCGCTCGTCGTCGGCCTCCGCTATCGCCCGGCCATCGCGGCGACGGTCACGCGAGCGACCGGGCGGCCGGGGGCGTTCCTCGGCGGCGTCGTCGTCGCGTCGCTCGCGTGGGGCGCGTGGGTCGGGACGCGGCGGCTCTTCCCGGTGTTGCGCCCGACGCATCGAACGGTCACGCACCGGCTCTCGACGGGCGTCGTCGTCGCGCTCTGCGTCGGCGCAGTCGTGAGCCTCCTCCTCGGCACGGACGGGTCGGTCGGAGCGCCGGTTCGTGCCGTGGCGCTCACCGAGAGCGCGGCGTTCCTCCTCGGGTTCCTCAGCCACCTCGGTGCGGACGGCCTCCACCGTGAGTACAGCGGGCGCGTTCGCGCCCTCGTGTCGCAACGGGGTGACGCGTGA
- a CDS encoding tubulin-like doman-containing protein has protein sequence MPDTTTVSIPDDDDESILTETPTVLVCGGDGGIEMGNAVLDLAEREGIAERVRMVAINSGTEKFSDLGDDIETVTLKTPDRRFHDHDKRNRHYLRDDITIDGGDGAGRDPCLGRYYFDNPERVGSHEDKIRRAISEFVEHFESDPDVSGPSAVNVFHLVGAGGGTGSGIAPLVTGLLHEVLKDLDGEVQPGFEHWAVCSLASTEDFDGGGDAPDVHWRYPANSLALLDELRAITDYDGDTEYPLRIPLLASRDQANNRRSAYTITENPFSGVFLLRYDQDRSDDAEYREGVDRTAARVVVEWMRKGQPQFVDVENEAKALEHTFYEVRGADFEVPVDKIDTLLDDKRDYQAHDETVEELSAEIEALDAARAQLDAAIDADDHLRGEGDLVAEVAENADGEDVTAVPEAMVTEFERARQIAGNIDPHSTRLDGIETELGEHQNRRTHTFHDRVDADRIQRAVFMAAMYRETAMELRSHRFRALVDQYVERRGDEIEAFDPAFDETDSAKTQFVQTIEPMLEDQVASLSSELDDLGMSARITDRATYTNCKEDLERTRENLQRLREALEERDRLASLAEDIAAERDDVIETLEARRAALDDARETAVSNRGTATQQRDAAKSKMEDKIEVIREAPLGRFVTLPVASGVELDGERVAEDAGITALIDDGVMESERVATLLRETLDNHDDGVLGARLETRNESRTPSRDRPVVFCTQAVRERIWQDGATGNAPKTVAEDEFDKQSRAVVCNDDQRIGLLAYHGGLALDDFDHGALRASLERGQPTLWGTPIPLAECYAYPELLPASHPVSMRSQIENATLPEWGEDDD, from the coding sequence ATGCCCGACACCACCACAGTCAGCATCCCGGACGACGACGACGAATCGATCCTGACCGAGACCCCGACCGTCCTCGTCTGCGGCGGCGACGGCGGCATCGAGATGGGGAACGCCGTGCTCGACCTCGCCGAGCGCGAGGGCATCGCCGAGCGCGTGCGGATGGTCGCCATCAACTCCGGCACCGAGAAGTTCAGCGACCTCGGCGACGACATCGAGACGGTCACGCTGAAGACGCCCGACCGGCGCTTCCACGACCACGACAAACGCAACCGACACTACCTCCGCGACGACATCACCATCGACGGCGGCGACGGCGCTGGCCGCGACCCCTGCCTCGGGCGCTACTACTTCGACAACCCCGAGCGCGTCGGCAGCCACGAGGACAAGATCCGCCGGGCTATCAGCGAGTTCGTCGAGCACTTCGAGTCCGATCCGGACGTCAGCGGCCCGAGCGCGGTCAACGTCTTCCACCTCGTCGGTGCAGGCGGGGGGACCGGCTCCGGAATCGCCCCGCTCGTCACCGGCCTGCTCCACGAGGTGCTGAAGGACCTCGACGGGGAGGTCCAGCCCGGCTTCGAGCACTGGGCGGTCTGCAGCCTCGCCAGCACCGAGGACTTCGACGGCGGCGGCGACGCCCCGGACGTCCACTGGCGCTACCCCGCGAACTCGCTCGCGCTCCTCGACGAACTGCGCGCCATCACCGACTACGACGGCGACACGGAGTACCCGCTGCGCATCCCGCTGCTCGCCTCGCGGGACCAAGCGAACAACCGACGCTCGGCCTACACCATCACCGAGAACCCCTTCTCCGGGGTCTTCCTCCTGCGCTACGACCAGGACCGCAGCGACGACGCCGAATACCGCGAGGGCGTCGACCGCACGGCGGCCCGCGTCGTCGTCGAGTGGATGCGCAAGGGCCAACCCCAGTTCGTCGACGTCGAGAACGAGGCCAAGGCCCTCGAACACACCTTCTACGAGGTGCGCGGCGCGGACTTCGAGGTCCCGGTCGACAAGATCGACACGCTCCTCGACGATAAGCGCGACTACCAGGCGCACGACGAAACCGTCGAGGAACTGAGCGCGGAGATCGAGGCGCTCGACGCGGCGCGCGCACAGCTCGACGCCGCCATCGACGCCGACGACCACCTCCGTGGCGAGGGCGACCTCGTCGCCGAGGTCGCGGAGAACGCGGACGGTGAGGACGTGACGGCCGTTCCCGAAGCGATGGTCACGGAGTTCGAGCGCGCGCGCCAGATCGCCGGGAACATCGACCCGCATTCCACGCGCCTCGACGGTATCGAGACCGAGCTCGGCGAGCACCAGAACCGCCGCACGCACACGTTCCACGACCGCGTGGACGCCGACCGCATCCAGCGCGCGGTCTTCATGGCCGCGATGTACCGCGAGACCGCGATGGAGCTTCGGAGCCACCGGTTCCGCGCGCTCGTCGACCAGTACGTCGAGCGTCGCGGGGACGAGATCGAGGCGTTCGACCCCGCGTTCGACGAGACGGACAGCGCGAAGACGCAGTTCGTCCAGACCATCGAGCCGATGCTCGAGGACCAGGTCGCGTCACTGTCGAGCGAGCTCGACGACCTCGGGATGAGCGCGCGCATCACCGACCGCGCGACGTACACCAACTGCAAGGAGGACCTCGAACGCACCCGCGAGAACCTCCAGCGGCTCCGCGAGGCCCTCGAAGAGCGCGACCGCCTCGCGAGCCTCGCCGAGGACATCGCGGCCGAACGCGACGACGTCATCGAGACGCTGGAGGCGCGGCGTGCGGCGCTGGACGACGCCCGCGAGACGGCGGTAAGCAACCGGGGGACCGCGACGCAACAGCGAGACGCTGCGAAGTCGAAGATGGAGGACAAGATCGAGGTGATCCGGGAAGCGCCGCTCGGCCGGTTCGTCACGCTCCCGGTCGCCAGCGGGGTCGAACTCGACGGCGAGCGCGTCGCGGAGGACGCCGGCATCACCGCGCTCATCGACGACGGCGTGATGGAGAGCGAGCGCGTCGCGACGCTCCTCCGGGAGACGCTCGACAACCACGACGACGGCGTCCTCGGCGCGCGCCTCGAGACCCGCAACGAGTCGCGGACACCGAGTCGCGACCGCCCCGTCGTCTTCTGCACGCAGGCCGTCCGCGAGCGCATCTGGCAGGACGGCGCCACCGGGAACGCCCCGAAGACGGTCGCGGAAGACGAGTTCGACAAACAGTCCCGGGCGGTCGTCTGCAACGACGACCAGCGAATCGGCCTGCTCGCCTACCACGGCGGCCTCGCGCTCGACGACTTCGACCACGGCGCGCTCCGGGCGTCGCTCGAGCGCGGCCAGCCCACCCTCTGGGGGACCCCCATCCCGCTCGCCGAGTGCTACGCCTACCCGGAGCTCCTGCCGGCCAGCCACCCGGTGTCGATGCGTAGCCAAATCGAGAATGCGACCCTCCCCGAGTGGGGTGAGGACGATGACTGA